A region of Cryptococcus decagattii chromosome 3, complete sequence DNA encodes the following proteins:
- a CDS encoding GTP cyclohydrolase II, producing the protein MAHSPPTQADLDILSLLTSDQSALGTQSFQSARLKPAPQPVSGKKKSIRRRDSPLDALMISAVLAGSGPITRHHFGHGLAKPGSYSTCDESRPSSPAAPRVIMKSTQAPRSERLRMEHEARGAFERDAADRKISEDQSDMTKIESQQAQATYDRAGKALSPPTSSVKDPSKRRMSIDPVPLTQTLRRASTSSSNFFHPHVNAAPQAIPGRIQVRCMARTRIPSPHGELFLHLYHNSHDAKEHLAILLDPIQLDADVRAAAPNSRKEIRSKSLDAVWRDGETEMERIVRGAYTGRLKAGATVSDNGEPVPSGIVGVEDIKPLVRIHSECFTGETIGSMRCDCGEQLDEAIHQIAESQRIPVPLVTPNSYPANSLSTSATFHPEASAYTHVPGRGVVIYLRQEGRGIGLLEKIRAYNLQDLGHDTVTANLMLGHGADERKYDIAAEILRDLGLAEEGVRLLTNNPEKCGDDHLLENKDGTKEEKEYEDWRMRRAGVGLIGAGMASGPELEKYLRTKVERMGHIIDIPKNN; encoded by the exons ATGGCCCACTCACCACCCACTCAGGCAGATTTGGACATCTTGTCTCTCCTTACTTCTGACCAGTCTGCCCTCGGCACTCAATCATTTCAGTCCGCTCGCTTGAAACCCGCTCCACAGCCTGTCTcaggaaagaaaaagtcAATCCGTCGCAGAGACAGTCCCTTGGATGCTCTTATGATTAGTGCTGTGTTGGCGGGCAGTGGCCCCATTACTAGACATCATTTTGGCCATGGCCTCG CCAAACCGGGCTCATACTCTACTTGTGACGAATCACGCCCCTCCTCTCCTGCCGCCCCTCGAGTTATTATGAAATCAACCCAGGCGCCCCGGTCTGAAAGGCTTCGTATGGAGCACGAGGCAAGGGGTGCCTTCGAGAGAGACGCGGCCGATCGAAAGATTTCAGAAGACCAATCAGATATGACCAAAATTGAGTCTCAGCAAGCCCAGGCTACTTATGATCGGGCGGGGAAGGCTTTATCGCCGCCTACTTCGTCGGTCAAGGACCCTTCAAAGCGGAGGATGTCTATAGACCCAGTGCCACTTACTCAAACCCTTCGGCGTGCttcaacatcttcatccaactTTTTTCATCCACATGTGAATGCCGCTCCACAGGCCATCCCTGGACGAATACAGGTACGGTGCATGGCACGCACCCGTATTCCTTCGCCTCATGGAGAACTCTTTCTGCATCTTTATCACAATTCGCACGATGCCAAAGAACACCTTGCGATTTTGTTGGACCCGATACAATTGGATGCTGATGTGCGAGCCGCCGCCCCAAATTCCAGGAAAGAAATCAGAAGTAAGAGTCTTGACGCGGTCTGGCGGGATGGGGAAACGGAAATGGAGAGGATAGTGAGAGGAGCTTACACGGGACGACTGAAAGCCGGTGCGACTGTATCTGATAACGGCGAACCTGTGCCTTCGGGAATTGTAGGTGTGGAAGATATCAAGCCACTTGTGCGCATTCATTCGGAATGTTTCACTGGTGAAACGATAGGTTCCATGCGTTGTGACTGTGGCGAGCAATTGGATGAAGCGATCCATCAAATTGCCGAATCTCAGCGTATCCCCGTACCCTTGGTCACTCCCAATTCTTACCCTGCAAATTCGCTCTCTACGTCAGCAACTTTTCATCCAGAAGCGTCAGCTTATACTCACGTTCCTGGCCGAGGTGTTGTTATTTACTTGCGCCAGGAAGGCCGTGGCATTGGACTGTTGGAGAAAATCAGGGCGTACAACCTTCAAGACTTGGGGCATGACACTGTCACTGCCAATCTCATGTTAGGTCATGGCGCAGATGAGCGCAAATACGATATTGCTGCAGAAATTCTTCGTGATCTTGGACTCGCTGAGGAAGGTGTTCGTCTTCTTACAAATAACCCTGAAAAG TGTGGAGACGACCATTTGCTTGAAAATAAAGACGGAACtaaggaagagaaagagtaTGAGGattggaggatgagaagagCTGGTGTAGGGTTGATTGGAGCGGGTATGGCTAGTGGACCAGAACTGGAAAAGTATCTGAGGACTAAAGTGGAGAGAATGGGGCACA TAATCGATATACCCAAAAACAACTAA